In Immundisolibacter sp., the genomic stretch CGAATTCGGTGTAGGCACAATCAATCCTATCTACGCCCCGGTGACCTACGGCGGTGGCGTGGGATCGCCAACAGTCACGTTTGATGGCTTCTTCGCTGGTCAGGCTCTTAGCGGCGCTCCCGGCGTTGATTGCCCAGGCGCGTCAGCAAGCGCCTGCGTGGCCGGGAGCCCAAGCGATCCTTTGGCGCTTGATGCCGCCTCGCCCGATACCTTTATCACTACGGATAGCGCCAACCCAACGTCGCCAGTTCTTTCCGGTTCGCCAAGATTCAACGGACCGATCGCGGTGTTTTTTGATGTTGATGTCGCCGGAGTTGGCTTCGACGGCGGCTTTTTCGACGCGGTCGGCAGCACGGGCATTACCGCCTTTGCGCGCGATGGCGCCCTTCTCGGCACAGTTGTTAATAGCATCACAGGCATTGAGTTTCTCGGTCTGGTGACTGAGAACGGTCGGGCTGCGATCGCTGGCGTGTTTCTTGACATGGAGGGTTCCGAACCGGCCGGCTTCGCCATCGATAATCTGCGTTTTGGTATTGCCAGCGAGGTTGGTGTTCCTATCGCCCCCGGCCCACTCCCCGGCGACGTTCTCGCGGCCACCGAGGCTGCCAAGACCATGAAGCCCGGCCTGTTCCAGATTTTCTCGGATTCCGGGTTCGCCGATGGGGTGGATGGCTTCGACCCAGCCAAAGAGACCTTTGTACTGGTGAATGGCTGGAATGGCATAGACACGTAAGAAACTTCCGGAAAGAAATATGTTCCGGAGTGGATTTCGGACATGGCCGGCGAGATCCGGAAGAAAAGTCCCGATGCTAATATCCTGGCGTGGAACTGGACGGATCTCGCCGACAGCTTAGCCCCGGATTCGAAATCCGATATTTTGGCATGTCTAGCGGTCGCCGGTGCTTCTCCCGCTTGCGGCATCGTCCCCGTCTCCATGGTGGATTTTCAAGCCGTATATCTCGCGCGGGCATTCGAGAGTATCTATTTGGAGTTCGACGGTGAAGCAGGTGACGTACAGTTTCTGGGTCACAGTCTGGGCGCCGGGATCGCCGCCAACGCGGCCAAGTTACTGGGTTCGGCTAGCTCGGGACCAGCGGAGGATATTGAGAGGCTTACCCTTTTCGATGCGCCCGAAAATATCGCGGCAATCAGTATCGGCGGTAAAGTCAATCTGGATACCGTCCTGCCACGAATAATTCGTAATACCCCCGACATCACGATCGAGAACTATTCTGCGGCGGGGCTTACAGCTGCAGATTCCCTGCTCGGATATGGAATCTCTTACGAAGATGTAGCGAACACACGGCTTCTTGGTTATGTGCATACCAAGGAGTTGCTCGGTCCCACGCCCATGGACTGGTATAAGCCTACCGTCAATCCCGCAGGAGGCGGCAGTAAAAGCGAGCGTGGATTAAGCGAATCGAATGAAGATCTTCACGCCCGAGACGACCAAGTGTGGGCCAACTTGGACACTGACGACGATTGGAACCTGTCTTTGCTGGTTCGCGACATTTCGCGTGTTTCCGCAGTGATGATGGATACTTGGCACGATCTGAAAGACTGGGGGACGAAAGTGATCGTGGATACGGCAAAATATATCGCCGACGCCACCACAACCCTTATGAGTAAGATAGGGACTGAAATTGCAGGGCTGGCGGCGGGAGTTAAAGTCGAACTGTCCGAGCTCACCGACTGGGCGAGCACCGGATTTGCGCGCTTTGTCGTAGGCAAGGGGCTGGAACTGGTTTCGAGTTCGCCGAGCTACGCTTACAGGACGCTTCATATCCCCGATTCGGCCGATAGTCTGTATATCGAATTCCTGCCCGAGGTCTGGGGAGTGGACGATAGCTATGTCGTTTTCTTCGATGACGAGGTTATATACCGACTCGACGGGACTTTCTTCAAGAACGGGTGGATGGACACGGGGTTCCTGGATATCTCGCGCTGGGCGGGGCGCGATGTTCTTTTCACGATTGGTTTGCTGTCCGGTGAAACGGGCCACCAGATCACCACGGGCGGTTTCGGATTTACCAGCCGGGTTTTGGCCAGGTCTCACTCTGTTCCCGCGCCGGGAACCTTGTTCCTGTTGGGCATGGGTCTGGTGGGTATCGCCGCCATGCGTCGCCGTCGAGCGTAATCGCGACCATGGCAGCCGTAATCTGGATCAGCGGAAAGGAATCCGGGATGAGGCAGCTACGGACTCGGCGTATTCCGCTGTGCTCCATAACGGGTATGAGTTGACCTGCGTGGACTAAGTTGACCGACGCGCGGCGCTTTTCTTACGCCTGGTCGGGCTTGGGCGCGGCGATCGCGAGGCGAGCCATTTCTTGAAGGACGCCTGACTCTCGGCGGAAGCTCTTCCGGCCAACAGACCTTCTACGCTGATGTCCTCATCAATGGCCTCCCAATGTATCCCGCGACCCATCCCGATGAAGCGCCAGTTTTTTTTTTCGTCGGGGGTAGCGTGCAAGAGACGCGGATACCACGCGAGCGGCACCGAAATCGTTCGTCCGTCGGCAAGATCGACGTGCAGCGAATCTTGGGTGACCCTCATTGCCTTAGCGAGAGCAACCTCAATTTCAACCGCGGAAATACTCATCCCATGCCTCCATGAGTTCAGACTGATGCTGGCTCACCAACTTCTCGATCCGTCCGATCTCGACGCGCGACAACCCGCCACTACTCTGCAAACGAACCGGATCGAGCCAGAACTTGGCGACGTTGTCCTGGCGTTCAACGTGAACATGGGTCGGCTCACCCCGGTCACTCGCATAAAAGAAAAATCGATACGGTCCGACACGCAGGACAGTGGGCATGCAGCTTATCCCAGCGACGTCATGCAATTATGGGCACTACAACAGCCACGGGAAGCTTGGTCAGGTTCTGCTGGTACGGAAGGTTCTTGTCTACGGTGATGAACGCGTCGAAGCCTCGCCCGGCCAAGACGAGTAACGCTCCGTTCTTGACACCGCCCCAGCCCATTTCCACGACGGTCTTGACGTCGTGAAGGGGAAGATGCTTTCGAAGCCGCCTCGGGACCGACTCGTCAAGCAGCAGACGCATCGTCGAAAAGACGGGCTTTGGCTGCTTCAAGTACGGCTACTGCGACGTCGCGCGGTACGGAAGGGAAGTCTTCCAGGGAACAGGTTCCTTTCAGATAGTCGAACAGGTTTTGGACGGGTACGCGCGTACCGGTGAAGCAAAGCGCTCCACTCATGATTTCGGGGTCTCGGCTGATCAAGGATGCTTTCATGGCTGATTCCAGTTCCACCGGGTTGGCGCGTGTGGGCAGTTAGCCTACTGATCCTCGACGGTCTAAGCAAGGGTGGGAAACGCGCAGCGTGCCACCCATTAACCGCCGATCCGCCTGGGCAGATCCTGACCGCCCTATCCGCGCTGGAGCCGGCCCAGCCACTCGCCGGTACAGATATGTAACGCCGGGCGAAGGCTGATCGGTGTCACGCACGCATCCCCAGCAAGTTGGCCAAGGCGTGATGAACGGTCTGTTCGTCAACTTGGGCCAAACGGCCAAGCTCGCCCCGTACCAGGCGATGGTCGAGGGTGAACAACTTGAAGCGAACGGTGGAAGGGGCAGATAGGCCCGCCGCGGCATGATCCCGCAACGGGCAGTCCAACGGCCATGGGGCGCTGCCGGACGAAGTAATCATCGCCATCACGGAATGTCCCGCCACGGTGTTGAACGCGCCGGCCATGGACAGCACCAGTGCGGGACGGTTTTTTGTGGCGCTGCGTTCGGTGAAGGGAAAGGGCACGCGCACCACGCTATAGCGTTCAAAGGTCACCGTAGGCTGCCTCGTCGGCTTCGCTTGCCCATTCGGACAGGGTCCTTTCGACTGCCTTCAGATACTCGACATCAAGCGGCTGTACCCGTTTGACCCGTGCCGTGCCGTCTTCGAGCACCTCCCAGGCGATCAGGTCTCCCGACACAACGTGCAGCGCGGAGCGCACTTCCTGCGGGATCGTGGTTTGTCCTTTGGCAGTGATTTTGGCGATGGTACCCATTTGCGCCGTCCTCATAGTGCAATGCATTACGTCCTTACGGTAATGCGCTCCTTCCAGCTTGGCAAGCAGTTCGTAAGCAGCCGGTGGCGATGGGGTAGCGCCATGTTGAAGCGGTTTCTGGGTTTCGGTGGTCCCGCGGCGCGCTCAATGAGACTGGGATTGAAACGTGAGCTTCAGATGGCCGGCGACATTCGCCAGACGCTTGTCGCGTGTCCACAGCCGGGCTGGGCTAGCAAGCGCCATCGACGCGATCAGCTGTACGTCGAGTTAACCGATGCCGCGGGGCCCACCAGTTTTATCGATAGCGCGGCTGCAAACGGCGCCGCGGAATCGGCCTGACCTGCGGTTCGCTGCCGCCCAAGCGCGCCGGCCGGCGGGCGCTTTCGCGCTCGATCAAAGCTTTCAAGCCCTCGTGGATCAGCGCCGTGCGCTCGGTCAGACCGGTGATGTGCCGCGCGGATCTGGTCATTTTCGACCCCGCCACGGTCGCCAATGGTGACAAGGAATGGGCCAACGACCTGCCAGGTGGCGGTCGGCGTTTCGTCACCCGCTCCACCGGCATCCGCGCCACTATCGTCAACGGCACCGTGCTGTTCGAGAACGGCGCTTACCGTTCGGACACACTTGCCGGGCGCATGCTCCATAGCTACGACGCTTAGGAAAACTACTAACCGGCGCGCAAGACAAGGACCCACACAGACCCGGCTTTGGGCCAATCCGTCGTGATCTTCTTTCGCAGGCGCGCCTGGCACCCGGAACCTTGCCCCCGAAATCCCTATAATCGACCACAACGCGATACCCATCGCTGCGCTGGGAACCGCATCGCGACGAAGCGATGGGCTGGGGCCATGCCTCCGCCCTGCCACGATTGACCAACGACGCACGCCTCAGTCAGCCGCCCAACCACGACGGGAAAAAGAACAATGGTCGAAAGCCTGCTGCGCAAAAAATTGATCGGTCGGGCGCTGGCCGATGGCGAACATGGCCTGGCGCGCAGTCTGTCCGGGGTCGATCTGACCCTGCTGGGGGTCGGCGCCATCATCGGCGCGGGTATTTTCGTGCTGACCGGAGTCGCCGCGGCGACCAAGGCCGGACCGGCGCTGTCGCTATCCTTTGTGGTGGGCGCCTTTGCCTGCATGTTCGCGGCGCTGGTCTATGCCGAGTTTGCCTCCACCGTGCCGTTGTCGGGCAGTGCTTACACCTACACCTATGTCACGCTCGGCGAGCTGCCGGCCTGGATCATCGGTTGGGACCTGGTGCTTGAGTACGCGCTTGCCTGCGCCACGGTCGCCATCGGCTGGTCCGGCTACTTCATGCGCTTGCTGGAGGGTGTCGGCCTCGGCCTGCCGACGGCACTTACGCACGGACCCACACAGGGCGGAATCATCAACCTGCCGGCCTTTTCCATCATGTTGCTGGTCAGCGGCCTGCTGGCACTTGGGGTGCGTCAGACCAGCCTTGCCAACGGCCTCATCGTGGTGCTGAAACTCGCGGTTATCGGTATCTTTCTGTACACCGCCGTGCCGCATGTCGATCCGGTGAACTGGGAGCCGTTCATGCCGTTTGGTTGGTCCGGGGTCATGGCTGGGGCGGGGCTGATCTTTTTTGCCTACATCGGCTTTGACGCCGTGTCGACCGCCGCCGAGGAGGCGAAAAACCCGCAGAGGGACATGCCAATCGGCATCATTGTTTCGCTGGTCCTGTGCACGATCATTTACATCGCGGTGACGGTGGTGCTGACCGGCATTGCCCCCTACGCCTCGCTGAACGTGTCCGACCCGATGGCCTTCGCCTTGGCGCAGGTGGGCGAGCGCTTTGCCGCCGCCGCCATCGCCGTGGGTGCGGTGGCCGGGCTGACTTCGGTGTTGTTGGTGATGATGTACGGGCAGACGCGGGTGTTTTACGCCATGTCTCGCGATGGGCTGTTACCGAAGGTGTTCTCGGACGTGCATCCGCGTTTTCGCACGCCGGCTCGAACCACGCTGATTACCGGCCTGGTGATCGCGGTGGTCGCAGGACTGGTGCCCATGCAGGAGGTGGCGGCGCTGGTGAATGTCGGCACCCTGGCGGCCTTCATCATGGTGTCGCTGGCCGTGTTGTACCTGCGCCGTGCCCAGCCTGACCTGGCGCGACCGTTTCGCACGCCGTTCATGCCCTGGACGCCGATTCTGGCCATCCTGTCCTGCGGTTATCTTATCTCCAGCCTGGGCGCGGCCACGCTGTGGCGCTTTGCGGTGTGGATGCTGATTGGCGCCGTGGTGTATTTCGCATACGCCCGGCGACGCAGTCTGCTGGGCTTGCCTTCGACACCCTGACCTTACGCACCTGTCGGACGGCAATCCGCTCCTCTGCGGCGTGGTTTCGCCTGTTCTCACCCGCAGGGAAACAGGTCCCCGCCGTTGGCGCGGTGCCACTCCTGGATGCCGTCCCAGACTTCCTGCGCGGTCTCGGCGTACCAGAACAGATCACGATCCTCGGGATCAATGACACCCTCTTCGACCAGAAAATCGAAGTCGACCGCCCGCCGCCAGTAATCCTCGCCGACCAGCACCACCGGCACCGGCTGGATCTTGCGGGTCTGTACCAGGGTCAGGGTCTCGAACAGCTCGTCCAGGGTGCCGTAGCCACCGGGAAACGCCACCAACGCCCGCGCCCGTTGCAGAAAATGCAGCTTGCGCATCGCAAAGTAATGGAAGTGGAAACATAGCTGCGGGGTGATGTAGGAGTTCGGGAACTGCTCGCGCGGCAGCTTGATGTTAAGGCCTACGGACTCGGCACCGGCATCGAAAGCACCGCGGTTGGCCGCCTCCATGATGCCCGGG encodes the following:
- a CDS encoding PEP-CTERM sorting domain-containing protein, which gives rise to MTGKIIFNVARAGLLFAAGTANAAVIQVSEGDFIAGSGLITFSEFGVGTINPIYAPVTYGGGVGSPTVTFDGFFAGQALSGAPGVDCPGASASACVAGSPSDPLALDAASPDTFITTDSANPTSPVLSGSPRFNGPIAVFFDVDVAGVGFDGGFFDAVGSTGITAFARDGALLGTVVNSITGIEFLGLVTENGRAAIAGVFLDMEGSEPAGFAIDNLRFGIASEVGVPIAPGPLPGDVLAATEAAKTMKPGLFQIFSDSGFADGVDGFDPAKETFVLVNGWNGIDT
- a CDS encoding PEP-CTERM sorting domain-containing protein; this encodes MAGEIRKKSPDANILAWNWTDLADSLAPDSKSDILACLAVAGASPACGIVPVSMVDFQAVYLARAFESIYLEFDGEAGDVQFLGHSLGAGIAANAAKLLGSASSGPAEDIERLTLFDAPENIAAISIGGKVNLDTVLPRIIRNTPDITIENYSAAGLTAADSLLGYGISYEDVANTRLLGYVHTKELLGPTPMDWYKPTVNPAGGGSKSERGLSESNEDLHARDDQVWANLDTDDDWNLSLLVRDISRVSAVMMDTWHDLKDWGTKVIVDTAKYIADATTTLMSKIGTEIAGLAAGVKVELSELTDWASTGFARFVVGKGLELVSSSPSYAYRTLHIPDSADSLYIEFLPEVWGVDDSYVVFFDDEVIYRLDGTFFKNGWMDTGFLDISRWAGRDVLFTIGLLSGETGHQITTGGFGFTSRVLARSHSVPAPGTLFLLGMGLVGIAAMRRRRA
- a CDS encoding DUF2442 domain-containing protein — its product is MSISAVEIEVALAKAMRVTQDSLHVDLADGRTISVPLAWYPRLLHATPDEKKNWRFIGMGRGIHWEAIDEDISVEGLLAGRASAESQASFKKWLASRSPRPSPTRRKKSAARRST
- a CDS encoding DUF4160 domain-containing protein translates to MPTVLRVGPYRFFFYASDRGEPTHVHVERQDNVAKFWLDPVRLQSSGGLSRVEIGRIEKLVSQHQSELMEAWDEYFRG
- a CDS encoding DUF5615 family PIN-like protein; the protein is MRLLLDESVPRRLRKHLPLHDVKTVVEMGWGGVKNGALLVLAGRGFDAFITVDKNLPYQQNLTKLPVAVVVPIIA
- a CDS encoding DUF433 domain-containing protein, which encodes MKASLISRDPEIMSGALCFTGTRVPVQNLFDYLKGTCSLEDFPSVPRDVAVAVLEAAKARLFDDASAA
- a CDS encoding type II toxin-antitoxin system PemK/MazF family toxin, giving the protein MTFERYSVVRVPFPFTERSATKNRPALVLSMAGAFNTVAGHSVMAMITSSGSAPWPLDCPLRDHAAAGLSAPSTVRFKLFTLDHRLVRGELGRLAQVDEQTVHHALANLLGMRA
- a CDS encoding AbrB/MazE/SpoVT family DNA-binding domain-containing protein, which codes for MGTIAKITAKGQTTIPQEVRSALHVVSGDLIAWEVLEDGTARVKRVQPLDVEYLKAVERTLSEWASEADEAAYGDL
- a CDS encoding type II toxin-antitoxin system VapB family antitoxin, with protein sequence MTRSARHITGLTERTALIHEGLKALIERESARRPARLGGSEPQVRPIPRRRLQPRYR
- a CDS encoding amino acid permease, whose protein sequence is MVESLLRKKLIGRALADGEHGLARSLSGVDLTLLGVGAIIGAGIFVLTGVAAATKAGPALSLSFVVGAFACMFAALVYAEFASTVPLSGSAYTYTYVTLGELPAWIIGWDLVLEYALACATVAIGWSGYFMRLLEGVGLGLPTALTHGPTQGGIINLPAFSIMLLVSGLLALGVRQTSLANGLIVVLKLAVIGIFLYTAVPHVDPVNWEPFMPFGWSGVMAGAGLIFFAYIGFDAVSTAAEEAKNPQRDMPIGIIVSLVLCTIIYIAVTVVLTGIAPYASLNVSDPMAFALAQVGERFAAAAIAVGAVAGLTSVLLVMMYGQTRVFYAMSRDGLLPKVFSDVHPRFRTPARTTLITGLVIAVVAGLVPMQEVAALVNVGTLAAFIMVSLAVLYLRRAQPDLARPFRTPFMPWTPILAILSCGYLISSLGAATLWRFAVWMLIGAVVYFAYARRRSLLGLPSTP